Proteins from a single region of Streptomyces sp. Tu 3180:
- a CDS encoding sugar phosphate isomerase/epimerase family protein, with translation MTAFNDEAVTGDELRRTLGVDRRRFLSTCTAAAAAAIAAPVFGASPALAQDGAEPAVEDRGRSALVPPHKRGIILYTVRDAVGRDPLSTDLPSGFREVFRQLSRFGYRQVEFAGYGQHANAPGGANLGTVQGAKLLRSWLDEYGLRAQGSHGFIPPSWPLTTADLDTFKLHLEIANIIGMDHMGTGGDPTGTPYRADWDVAAEKWNTLGAIARREGVKLYTHNHDSAYDFLLDGGPLDDQGRPTRSSGIRKLEYFLEVTDPRSVYLELDVFWAHVAQYKFHTYTAHDGSQREKVFDPAGLVARNTNRFPLFHAKDGAVNPQSGLGYDMVPFGTGDIDYRKFFTRVGAKNHHNPMVEQDNAPSASVPAQSLEFARIGYDNLAALRARR, from the coding sequence GTGACCGCGTTCAACGACGAAGCCGTCACCGGCGACGAACTGCGCCGCACGCTCGGCGTCGACCGCCGCCGTTTCCTCAGCACCTGCACGGCCGCCGCGGCCGCGGCGATCGCCGCCCCGGTCTTCGGCGCCTCGCCCGCCCTGGCGCAGGACGGGGCGGAACCCGCCGTCGAGGACCGGGGCCGCTCCGCCCTGGTCCCGCCGCACAAGCGCGGCATCATCCTCTACACCGTCCGGGACGCGGTCGGCCGCGACCCCCTCTCCACCGACCTGCCCTCCGGCTTCCGCGAGGTGTTCAGGCAGCTGTCGCGCTTCGGCTACCGCCAGGTGGAGTTCGCCGGCTACGGCCAGCACGCCAACGCGCCCGGCGGCGCGAACCTGGGGACCGTCCAGGGCGCGAAGCTGCTGCGCTCCTGGCTCGACGAGTACGGCCTGCGCGCCCAGGGCAGCCACGGCTTCATCCCGCCGTCCTGGCCGCTGACCACCGCGGACCTGGACACCTTCAAGCTCCACCTGGAGATCGCCAACATCATCGGCATGGACCACATGGGCACCGGCGGCGACCCCACCGGCACCCCCTACCGCGCCGACTGGGACGTCGCCGCGGAGAAGTGGAACACCCTGGGGGCCATCGCCCGCCGCGAGGGCGTCAAGCTCTACACCCACAACCACGACAGCGCCTACGACTTCCTGCTCGACGGCGGCCCGCTGGACGACCAGGGCCGGCCGACCCGCAGCTCCGGCATCCGGAAGCTGGAGTACTTCCTGGAGGTGACGGACCCGAGGAGCGTCTACCTGGAGCTGGACGTCTTCTGGGCCCACGTGGCCCAGTACAAGTTCCACACGTACACCGCCCACGACGGCTCGCAGCGCGAGAAGGTCTTCGACCCCGCCGGTCTCGTGGCCCGCAACACCAACCGCTTCCCCCTCTTCCACGCGAAGGACGGCGCGGTCAACCCCCAGAGCGGCCTGGGCTACGACATGGTGCCGTTCGGCACGGGGGACATCGACTACCGGAAGTTCTTCACCCGGGTGGGCGCGAAGAACCACCACAACCCGATGGTCGAGCAGGACAACGCGCCGAGCGCGAGCGTCCCCGCCCAGTCCCTGGAGTTCGCCCGGATCGGCTACGACAACCTCGCGGCCCTGCGCGCCCGCCGCTGA
- a CDS encoding Gfo/Idh/MocA family oxidoreductase: MEQRDSRSAPPALGVGMVGYAFMGAAHSQGWRTVGHVFDLPLRPVLAAIAGRDAHAVRAAADRHGWAAAETDWRALVARDDVHLVDICTPGDSHAEIAIAALEAGKHVLCEKPLANSVAEAEAMVTAAEAARARGQVAMVGFNYRRVPALTHARRLIADGRLGTLRHVRVTYLQDWLVDPDFPLTWRLQREHAGSGALGDLGAHIVDLAQYLAGEVLVGVSAQMETFVRERPRLDGASSGLTASGGTRRGPVTVDDAAVFTGRLSSGALATFEATRMASGRKNALRLEVNGESGSLAFDLERLNELSFHDHREPAVTAGFRRIVVTEPEHPYLDAWWPPGHGLGYEHTFVHQARDLVHAVAEGRTPEPSFADGLQVQRVLAAVEESAGKNSVYTPIAA; the protein is encoded by the coding sequence ATGGAACAGAGGGACAGCCGGAGCGCGCCGCCGGCACTCGGCGTGGGCATGGTCGGCTACGCGTTCATGGGCGCCGCGCACTCCCAGGGCTGGCGCACCGTGGGGCACGTGTTCGACCTGCCGCTGCGGCCGGTCCTCGCCGCGATCGCCGGCCGCGACGCGCACGCCGTGCGGGCGGCGGCCGACCGGCACGGCTGGGCCGCGGCGGAGACCGACTGGCGCGCCCTCGTGGCCCGCGACGACGTGCACCTCGTCGACATCTGCACACCGGGCGACAGCCATGCGGAGATCGCGATCGCGGCGCTGGAGGCCGGCAAGCACGTGCTGTGCGAGAAGCCCCTGGCCAACTCGGTCGCCGAGGCGGAGGCCATGGTCACGGCGGCCGAGGCGGCCCGCGCACGCGGGCAGGTGGCGATGGTGGGCTTCAACTACCGGCGCGTGCCAGCCCTCACCCACGCACGCCGGCTCATCGCCGACGGCCGGCTCGGCACGCTGCGCCACGTACGGGTCACCTACCTCCAGGACTGGCTGGTCGACCCCGACTTCCCGCTGACGTGGCGGCTGCAGCGGGAACACGCGGGATCGGGGGCGCTCGGCGACCTCGGGGCGCACATCGTCGACCTCGCCCAGTACCTGGCGGGTGAGGTGCTGGTCGGGGTCTCCGCGCAGATGGAGACCTTCGTCAGGGAACGCCCCCGCCTCGACGGTGCCTCCTCCGGCCTGACCGCTTCCGGCGGCACCCGGCGCGGGCCGGTCACGGTCGACGACGCGGCCGTCTTCACCGGCCGGCTCTCCTCGGGCGCGCTCGCCACGTTCGAGGCGACCCGGATGGCGTCGGGGCGCAAGAACGCCCTGCGCCTGGAGGTCAACGGCGAGTCCGGTTCGCTGGCCTTCGACCTGGAGCGGCTCAACGAGCTGTCCTTCCACGACCACCGGGAACCGGCCGTCACCGCGGGGTTCCGCAGGATCGTCGTCACCGAACCCGAGCACCCCTACCTGGACGCCTGGTGGCCGCCGGGCCACGGTCTCGGTTACGAGCACACCTTCGTGCACCAGGCCCGTGATCTGGTGCACGCGGTCGCCGAGGGGCGCACGCCCGAGCCTTCCTTCGCCGACGGGCTGCAGGTGCAGCGGGTGCTGGCCGCGGTGGAGGAGAGTGCCGGGAAGAACTCCGTCTACACGCCGATCGCCGCCTGA
- a CDS encoding arylamine N-acetyltransferase, translating into MPETVPTTSFDLDAYLKRIGWEGERRADLATLRGVHTAHALTVPFENLDPVRGVAPSLDPADLTAKLVHGRRGGYCYEHNTLFAGALEALGFRVTLLAARVVVGTDRFESRPRTHMALLVEVPGEQRPHLADVGFGTAGALLEPVPLVAGTEFHDAGRRHRLVHAPHDGPLEMWVLEAYGTTGAGRADGWEAQYAFTVEPFERPDFEVINWHIATNPRSPFSHRPYVQRLTPGRHLLLDGRRLTETRADGAVTARELTDEREARRLLDEEFGIDVPDGVRLLGRTTSSAGRP; encoded by the coding sequence ATGCCTGAGACCGTACCGACGACGTCGTTCGACCTCGATGCCTATCTGAAGCGGATCGGGTGGGAGGGCGAGCGGCGGGCCGACCTCGCGACGCTGCGGGGCGTCCACACGGCCCACGCGCTGACCGTCCCGTTCGAGAACCTGGACCCCGTGCGGGGTGTGGCCCCCTCCCTCGACCCGGCCGATCTGACGGCCAAGCTGGTCCACGGCCGCCGTGGGGGCTACTGCTACGAGCACAACACGCTGTTCGCGGGCGCCCTGGAGGCGCTGGGCTTCCGGGTGACCCTGCTGGCCGCCCGGGTCGTGGTCGGCACCGACCGCTTCGAGAGCCGCCCGCGCACGCACATGGCGCTGCTCGTCGAGGTGCCCGGCGAGCAGCGGCCCCACCTCGCGGACGTGGGTTTCGGCACGGCCGGCGCCCTGCTGGAGCCGGTGCCGCTGGTGGCCGGCACGGAGTTCCACGACGCGGGCCGCCGGCACCGGTTGGTGCACGCACCGCACGACGGCCCACTGGAGATGTGGGTGCTGGAGGCGTACGGCACGACCGGGGCGGGCAGGGCGGACGGCTGGGAGGCGCAGTACGCCTTCACGGTGGAGCCCTTCGAGCGGCCCGACTTCGAGGTCATCAACTGGCACATCGCCACCAACCCCCGCTCCCCGTTCAGCCACCGCCCCTACGTCCAGCGCCTCACCCCCGGCCGCCACCTGCTCCTCGACGGCCGCCGCCTCACCGAGACCCGCGCCGACGGCGCGGTCACGGCGCGGGAGCTGACCGACGAGCGGGAGGCACGACGCCTCCTCGACGAGGAGTTCGGGATCGACGTACCGGACGGCGTCCGGCTGCTGGGCAGGACAACTAGCTCCGCCGGACGTCCTTGA
- a CDS encoding sugar phosphate isomerase/epimerase family protein, whose product MPRNFTLFTGQWADLPLEEVCRLARDFGYDGLELACWGDHFEVDKALADPSYLASRHRLLDKYGLKCWAVSNHLVGQAVCDAIIDERHRAILPARIWGDGEPEGVRRRAAAEIGDTARAAAAFGVDTVVGFTGSSIWHLVAMFPPAPESMIERGYEDFAERWNPILDVFDAQGVRFAHEVHPSEIAYDYWTTVRALEAVGRRPAFGLNFDPSHFVWQDLDPVGFLYDFRDRIYHVDCKEARRRLDGRNGRLGSHLPWGDPRRGWDFVSAGHGDVPWEDVFRMLRSIGYDGPVSVEWEDAGMDRLQGAPEALTRLKAFDFDPPSASFDAAFGGGGS is encoded by the coding sequence ATGCCGCGCAACTTCACGCTGTTCACCGGTCAGTGGGCCGACCTGCCGCTGGAGGAGGTCTGCCGCCTGGCCCGCGACTTCGGCTACGACGGGCTGGAACTCGCCTGCTGGGGGGACCACTTCGAGGTCGACAAGGCCCTGGCCGACCCCTCCTACCTCGCGTCCCGCCACCGGCTCCTCGACAAGTACGGCCTGAAGTGCTGGGCGGTCTCCAACCACCTGGTCGGCCAGGCCGTGTGCGACGCCATCATCGACGAGCGCCACCGGGCCATCCTGCCCGCCCGGATCTGGGGCGACGGCGAGCCCGAGGGCGTACGGCGGCGCGCCGCGGCCGAGATCGGGGACACCGCGCGTGCCGCGGCCGCCTTCGGTGTGGACACGGTCGTCGGTTTCACCGGTTCGTCGATCTGGCACCTGGTGGCGATGTTCCCGCCGGCGCCCGAGTCGATGATCGAGCGGGGTTACGAGGACTTCGCCGAGCGGTGGAACCCGATCCTGGACGTGTTCGACGCGCAGGGCGTGCGGTTCGCGCACGAGGTGCATCCCAGTGAGATCGCCTACGACTACTGGACGACCGTGCGGGCCCTGGAGGCGGTCGGCCGCCGGCCGGCCTTCGGGCTCAACTTCGATCCCTCGCACTTCGTGTGGCAGGACCTGGACCCGGTGGGGTTCCTCTACGACTTCCGGGACCGGATCTACCACGTGGACTGCAAGGAGGCCCGGCGGCGGCTGGACGGGCGCAACGGCCGTCTCGGCTCGCATCTGCCCTGGGGCGATCCGCGGCGCGGCTGGGACTTCGTCTCCGCCGGGCACGGTGACGTTCCCTGGGAGGACGTGTTCCGGATGCTGCGGTCGATCGGGTACGACGGTCCGGTCTCCGTGGAGTGGGAGGACGCCGGCATGGACCGGCTCCAGGGCGCTCCCGAGGCGCTGACCCGCCTGAAGGCCTTCGACTTCGACCCGCCCAGCGCGTCCTTCGACGCCGCGTTCGGAGGCGGCGGCAGCTAG
- a CDS encoding PQQ-dependent sugar dehydrogenase, translated as MRNRRIVTLVGATALAGAVGLLPLSPAQAAKSDPAPPAQSDFQKVTLNDRPGEPMALAVLPDRRVLHTARTGEVRIHDPESGVNFLAADMKKSPAGLYQHDEEGVQGIAVDPGFAKNRWVYLYYSPRLDTPMDDPATPGVNEGDAPEYGTAEDFAEYKGVTRLSRFKLEGNKLDFGTEQKILDVPADRGICCHVGGKIDFDHKGNLFLSTGDDSNPFASDGYAPLDDRPDRNPAYDARRTSGNTNDLRGKVLRIKVKRDGGYVVPDGNLFAPGTPKTRPEIYAMGLRNPFRFAVDDRTGEVYVGDYSPDADEAKPNRGPGGHGRWMVIDRPANYGWPFCVTRDMPYQDYDFATQKSSGAFDCAKPVNDSRHNTGLSKLPPVTDAEIVYGYGASEAFPELGTGGIGPMGGPAYRYDKRNKAENRWPAYFDGKPLFYEWTRDQMKAITLGKRNEVRKIEDAIPSITTDGPIDAEFGPDGALYVLEYGTGYFAELPEAQLSRIDFTRGNRTPEPKVAADVVNGTNPLTVQFSSAGTKDADGDALSYAWDFDADGTVDSTEANPKHTFTENAVFDATLKVTDSTGRSASASVPVVVGNKAPVVSLTTDPAPHGGTAFHWGDTVTWKVTVTDDQPVDCSKVTVTFILGHDSHGHPLSTSNGCSGSFKTFVDGGHAGADNLKAVFNATYKDSPPRACRPSRAAPRSR; from the coding sequence GTGCGCAACAGACGGATCGTCACCCTCGTGGGGGCGACGGCGCTGGCCGGGGCCGTCGGCCTCCTGCCCCTGTCCCCAGCCCAAGCCGCCAAATCGGACCCCGCACCGCCCGCCCAGTCGGACTTCCAGAAGGTCACCCTCAACGACCGCCCGGGCGAGCCCATGGCCCTCGCCGTCCTGCCCGACCGGCGGGTGCTGCACACGGCGCGCACGGGAGAGGTCAGGATCCACGACCCCGAGAGCGGCGTGAACTTCCTCGCCGCCGACATGAAGAAGAGCCCCGCCGGGCTCTACCAGCACGACGAGGAAGGCGTGCAGGGCATCGCCGTCGACCCGGGCTTCGCCAAGAACCGCTGGGTCTACCTCTACTACTCGCCCCGCCTCGACACCCCGATGGACGACCCGGCCACCCCGGGCGTCAACGAAGGGGACGCACCGGAGTACGGCACGGCCGAGGACTTCGCCGAGTACAAGGGCGTCACGCGGCTGTCGCGGTTCAAACTCGAGGGCAACAAGCTCGACTTCGGCACCGAGCAGAAGATCCTCGACGTCCCGGCCGACCGCGGCATCTGCTGCCACGTCGGCGGCAAGATCGACTTCGACCACAAGGGCAACCTGTTCCTGTCGACCGGGGACGACTCCAACCCGTTCGCCTCGGACGGCTACGCCCCGCTCGACGACCGCCCCGACCGCAACCCGGCCTACGACGCGCGGCGCACCTCGGGCAACACCAACGACCTGCGCGGCAAGGTCCTGCGCATCAAGGTCAAGCGCGACGGCGGCTACGTGGTCCCGGACGGCAACCTCTTCGCGCCGGGCACCCCGAAGACCCGTCCCGAGATCTACGCCATGGGCCTGCGCAACCCGTTCCGCTTCGCGGTGGACGACAGGACCGGCGAGGTCTACGTCGGCGACTACTCGCCCGACGCCGACGAGGCGAAGCCCAACCGCGGCCCCGGCGGCCACGGCCGCTGGATGGTCATCGACCGCCCCGCCAACTACGGCTGGCCGTTCTGCGTGACCCGGGACATGCCGTACCAGGACTACGACTTCGCCACCCAGAAGTCGAGCGGCGCGTTCGACTGCGCCAAGCCGGTCAACGACTCGCGGCACAACACCGGCCTGAGCAAGCTGCCGCCGGTCACGGACGCGGAGATCGTCTACGGCTACGGGGCCTCCGAGGCGTTCCCGGAGCTCGGTACGGGCGGCATCGGCCCCATGGGCGGCCCGGCGTACCGCTACGACAAGCGGAACAAGGCCGAGAACCGCTGGCCCGCGTACTTCGACGGCAAGCCGCTCTTCTACGAGTGGACCCGTGACCAGATGAAGGCCATCACCCTCGGCAAGAGGAACGAGGTCCGGAAGATCGAGGACGCGATCCCCTCGATCACGACGGACGGCCCGATCGACGCCGAGTTCGGCCCGGACGGCGCGCTGTACGTGCTCGAGTACGGCACCGGGTACTTCGCGGAGCTGCCCGAGGCCCAGCTCTCCCGCATCGACTTCACGCGGGGCAACCGCACCCCGGAGCCCAAGGTCGCCGCGGACGTGGTCAACGGCACCAACCCGCTGACGGTCCAGTTCTCCAGCGCCGGCACGAAGGACGCCGACGGCGACGCCCTCAGCTACGCCTGGGACTTCGACGCCGACGGCACCGTGGACTCCACGGAGGCGAACCCGAAGCACACGTTCACCGAGAACGCCGTCTTCGACGCCACGCTGAAGGTCACCGACAGCACCGGACGCTCGGCCTCCGCGTCGGTTCCCGTCGTGGTCGGCAACAAGGCGCCGGTCGTCTCGCTCACCACCGACCCGGCTCCGCACGGCGGTACGGCGTTCCACTGGGGTGACACGGTCACCTGGAAGGTCACCGTCACCGACGACCAGCCGGTGGACTGCTCGAAGGTCACCGTCACGTTCATCCTCGGCCACGACTCGCACGGCCACCCGCTCTCCACGAGCAACGGCTGCTCCGGGTCGTTCAAGACGTTCGTGGACGGCGGTCACGCCGGTGCGGACAACCTGAAGGCGGTCTTCAACGCCACCTACAAGGACTCTCCCCCGAGGGCCTGCCGTCCCTCTCGGGCAGCGCCGAGGTCGCGCTGA
- a CDS encoding inositol-3-phosphate synthase encodes MNNQGNAPEPRTGGRTARTGVWFVGARGSVATTSVAGCAAVTAGLRPPTGMVTETPPFRGTGLAPLPSLVFGGHDTVDCPLPKRAEHLTGAGVLPHGLASAVRAGLEAADEEIRPGGPLPGDTRSDEELIADFAADLASFRTRNALARVVVVNVSSTEPLPAPDAVRLPPSSLYAAAALRAGCPYVNFTPSTGLRTPALTDAAAAGGLPHAGRDGKTGQTLLRAVLAPMFVQRALDVRAWSGTNLLGGGDGAVLADPGAAAAKNAGKERVLTETLGHTPEGEVHIDDVPALGDWKTAWDHIAFEGFLGSRMVLQTIWQGCDSALAAPLVLDLARLVARAHEAGLSGPLPELGFYFKDPDGGPSGLSEQFTALLSFADRLREAE; translated from the coding sequence GTGAACAACCAGGGGAACGCACCGGAGCCCCGGACCGGCGGGCGGACCGCGCGCACCGGTGTCTGGTTCGTCGGAGCCCGCGGATCGGTGGCCACCACCTCCGTCGCCGGATGCGCGGCGGTCACCGCCGGACTGCGTCCGCCGACCGGCATGGTCACCGAGACGCCGCCGTTCCGCGGCACCGGCCTGGCGCCCCTGCCCTCACTCGTCTTCGGCGGCCACGACACCGTCGACTGCCCGCTGCCCAAGCGGGCCGAACACCTCACCGGCGCGGGCGTCCTGCCGCACGGGCTCGCCTCCGCCGTGCGCGCCGGACTGGAGGCCGCGGACGAGGAGATACGGCCCGGCGGCCCGCTCCCGGGCGACACCCGCAGCGACGAGGAACTCATCGCGGACTTCGCCGCCGACCTCGCCTCGTTCCGCACCCGCAACGCACTGGCACGGGTGGTCGTCGTCAACGTCTCCTCCACGGAGCCGCTGCCCGCGCCCGACGCCGTACGGCTGCCGCCCAGCTCCCTCTACGCGGCCGCCGCCCTGCGGGCCGGCTGCCCCTACGTCAACTTCACGCCGTCCACCGGGCTGCGCACCCCGGCCCTCACGGACGCCGCCGCGGCCGGCGGACTTCCCCACGCGGGCCGGGACGGCAAGACCGGCCAGACGCTGCTGCGGGCCGTGCTCGCCCCGATGTTCGTCCAGCGCGCCCTGGACGTACGGGCCTGGTCCGGCACCAACCTGCTGGGCGGCGGCGACGGGGCGGTACTGGCCGACCCGGGGGCGGCCGCGGCGAAGAACGCCGGCAAGGAGCGCGTCCTGACCGAGACCCTCGGGCACACACCGGAGGGCGAGGTGCACATCGACGACGTGCCGGCGCTCGGCGACTGGAAGACGGCCTGGGACCACATCGCCTTCGAGGGCTTCCTCGGCTCGCGGATGGTCCTGCAGACCATCTGGCAGGGCTGTGACTCGGCGCTGGCCGCCCCGCTCGTCCTCGACCTGGCCCGGCTGGTCGCCCGCGCCCACGAGGCGGGCCTGTCCGGTCCGCTCCCGGAGCTGGGCTTCTACTTCAAGGACCCCGACGGGGGCCCGTCGGGCCTCTCGGAGCAGTTCACCGCGCTGCTGTCGTTCGCCGACCGTCTGCGGGAGGCCGAGTGA
- a CDS encoding erythromycin esterase family protein — MATDIEDTVRAVEAAAVMGLLPARPRLLALGEPTHGEDALLGLRNELFRQLVEREGYRTIAIESDCLAGLLVDDHVTSGRGTLDEVMEHGFSHGWGALAANRELVRWMRAHNEGRPASERLRFAGFDGPLEITGAASPRRALTALHGYLTARVDADLLPCTGETLDRLLGPDDRWTDPAAMRDPARSVGRSAEAGRLRLLADELVALLDEQMPHLLATTSQDEWDRALLYGRTATGLLRYHHWTADASPARMSRLVAARDRMMAHNLLAVAARGPVLVHAHNSHLQREKSSMRMWEGPVQWWGAGALVSARLGEEYAFVATALGTLRHRGVDTPPPDTVEGLLHALPEDRCVVDAPRLAAVLGGRRPAPRVSPWFGYAPLDPDHLAHIDGLVFVKDVRRS, encoded by the coding sequence ATGGCTACCGACATCGAGGACACCGTCCGTGCCGTCGAGGCTGCCGCCGTCATGGGGCTGCTCCCGGCCCGGCCCCGGCTGCTCGCCCTGGGCGAGCCCACCCACGGCGAGGACGCCCTGCTCGGCCTGCGCAACGAGCTCTTCCGGCAGCTCGTCGAGCGGGAGGGCTACCGGACGATCGCGATCGAGAGCGACTGCCTGGCGGGCCTGCTGGTGGACGACCACGTCACCTCGGGCAGGGGCACCCTCGACGAGGTCATGGAGCACGGATTCAGCCACGGCTGGGGCGCCCTTGCGGCCAACCGCGAACTCGTGCGCTGGATGCGCGCCCACAACGAAGGCCGACCCGCGTCCGAGCGGCTGCGCTTCGCCGGTTTCGACGGTCCGCTGGAGATCACCGGCGCCGCGAGTCCCCGCCGGGCCCTCACCGCACTCCACGGCTACCTCACGGCCCGGGTGGACGCGGACCTGCTCCCCTGCACCGGGGAGACGCTCGACCGCCTGCTCGGTCCCGACGACCGGTGGACCGATCCCGCCGCGATGCGGGACCCGGCCCGGTCCGTGGGGCGGTCGGCCGAGGCCGGCCGGCTGCGGCTGCTCGCCGACGAGCTGGTGGCGCTGCTCGACGAGCAGATGCCGCACCTGCTCGCCACGACGTCGCAGGACGAGTGGGACCGGGCGCTCCTGTACGGGCGCACCGCGACCGGCCTGCTGCGCTACCACCACTGGACGGCCGACGCCTCACCGGCCCGCATGTCCCGGCTGGTGGCCGCGCGGGACCGGATGATGGCCCACAACCTCCTCGCCGTCGCCGCTCGGGGTCCGGTGCTCGTCCACGCCCACAACTCCCATCTCCAGCGGGAGAAGAGCTCGATGCGGATGTGGGAGGGACCGGTGCAGTGGTGGGGCGCCGGCGCGCTGGTGAGCGCCCGGCTCGGCGAGGAGTACGCCTTCGTGGCCACGGCCCTCGGCACGCTCCGGCACCGGGGAGTGGACACCCCGCCGCCGGACACCGTCGAAGGACTCCTGCACGCGCTCCCGGAGGATCGCTGCGTCGTCGACGCCCCGCGGCTGGCCGCCGTCCTCGGCGGCAGACGGCCCGCGCCCCGCGTGTCCCCCTGGTTCGGCTACGCCCCGCTCGACCCGGACCACCTGGCGCACATCGACGGCCTGGTGTTCGTCAAGGACGTCCGGCGGAGCTAG
- a CDS encoding SpoIIE family protein phosphatase, with product MDSAMTAVVRETGAFAGLLYVLPPGDDALWLAVVAGAPHEFAAPWRRVALTDPMPVADAVRERRLVWVAGQEEMARRYPRPAFVLPYDFALSAAPVTSSAEVRGGLVLLWPGTRPSRLSPGERDAIETGCHRLGGVLQQAVERGDPLPPPGRPRTLSPPAGRTVPPGEAAAAAAFIDRLPGGSCALDTNGRLTFVTPAAAGLLGAAPADLVGALPWEALPWMDVPQVEDRYRAAVVSRRPQAFTVLRPPDVWLSFELYPDPSGISVRITGTDPSEDAPAPSVPAAGPSRAVLLYQLMHLAATLTEAVGVQDVVAQAADQLLPALGAQGMVVMTSEDGRLKILGHRGYRTEIMERFDALPLSTDIPGTRVLTTGVPGFFASFADLRRDYPATVHEDGMAAWAFLPLIASGRPIGSLLIAYRRPHPFPPGERAVLTSLAGLVGQALDRARLYDSKHDLAHRLQSALLPHSLPRVPGLRVAARYLPAARGLGIGGDFYDLIRLDQRTAAAAIGDVQGHDVDAAALMGQVRTAVHAHATVGAPPDDVLAATNRLLTDLDPGLFTSCLYVHLDLARRRACLATAGHPPPLLRHADGRTELLRVPPGLLLGIDPDTRYPTLEFPLPLGCVLVLYTDGLVEAPGVDLDDAAAALAGLVEHAGPTDLDAMADTLVRHAPSPGDDIALLLIGPDG from the coding sequence ATGGACAGCGCGATGACCGCCGTGGTGCGGGAGACCGGCGCGTTCGCAGGGCTGCTGTACGTGCTGCCGCCGGGCGACGACGCGTTGTGGCTGGCCGTCGTGGCGGGGGCACCGCACGAGTTCGCCGCGCCGTGGAGGAGGGTCGCGCTGACCGATCCGATGCCGGTGGCCGATGCCGTGCGCGAGCGGCGCCTGGTGTGGGTCGCCGGTCAGGAGGAGATGGCGCGCCGGTACCCGCGACCGGCGTTCGTGCTGCCGTACGACTTCGCGCTGTCGGCCGCCCCGGTCACCTCGAGCGCCGAGGTCCGGGGCGGGCTGGTGCTCCTGTGGCCCGGCACCCGTCCGTCACGGCTGAGCCCCGGCGAACGCGACGCCATCGAGACGGGCTGCCACCGCCTGGGCGGCGTCCTGCAACAGGCCGTGGAACGCGGCGACCCCCTGCCGCCCCCCGGCCGGCCGCGGACCCTGTCCCCGCCGGCCGGGCGCACCGTCCCGCCCGGCGAGGCGGCGGCGGCCGCGGCCTTCATCGACCGCCTGCCCGGAGGGTCCTGCGCGCTGGACACGAACGGCCGCCTCACCTTCGTCACGCCGGCCGCCGCCGGTCTGCTCGGTGCCGCTCCGGCCGACCTGGTGGGTGCCCTGCCCTGGGAGGCGCTGCCCTGGATGGACGTCCCCCAGGTCGAGGACCGCTACCGGGCCGCGGTGGTGAGCCGCCGGCCGCAGGCCTTCACCGTCCTGCGCCCCCCGGACGTGTGGCTGTCCTTCGAGCTGTACCCGGACCCCTCCGGCATCAGCGTCCGCATCACCGGCACCGACCCGTCCGAGGACGCCCCCGCACCGTCCGTGCCGGCCGCGGGTCCCAGCCGCGCCGTCCTGCTGTACCAGCTGATGCACCTGGCCGCCACCCTGACCGAGGCCGTCGGCGTGCAGGACGTGGTCGCCCAGGCCGCCGACCAGCTGCTGCCCGCCCTCGGCGCGCAGGGCATGGTGGTGATGACCTCCGAGGACGGCCGTCTGAAGATCCTCGGCCACCGCGGCTACCGCACCGAGATCATGGAACGCTTCGACGCCCTCCCCCTGAGCACGGACATCCCCGGCACCAGGGTCCTGACCACCGGCGTACCGGGGTTCTTCGCGTCCTTCGCCGACCTCCGGCGCGACTACCCGGCCACCGTGCACGAGGACGGGATGGCCGCGTGGGCCTTCCTGCCGCTGATCGCCTCCGGCCGTCCCATCGGCTCCCTCCTCATCGCCTACCGCCGTCCCCACCCCTTCCCGCCCGGTGAACGCGCCGTCCTCACCTCCCTGGCCGGCCTGGTCGGCCAGGCCCTGGACCGTGCCCGCCTCTACGACAGCAAGCACGACCTCGCCCACCGCCTGCAGTCCGCCCTGCTGCCCCACAGCCTGCCCCGCGTCCCCGGCCTGAGGGTCGCCGCCCGCTACCTGCCCGCCGCCCGCGGCCTGGGCATCGGCGGCGACTTCTACGACCTCATCCGCCTCGACCAGCGCACCGCGGCCGCCGCCATCGGCGACGTGCAGGGCCACGACGTGGACGCGGCCGCCCTCATGGGACAGGTCCGCACCGCCGTCCACGCCCACGCCACCGTCGGCGCGCCCCCGGACGACGTCCTGGCCGCCACCAACCGCCTGCTCACCGACCTCGATCCCGGCCTGTTCACCAGCTGCCTCTACGTCCACCTCGACCTCGCCCGCCGGCGCGCCTGCCTGGCCACCGCCGGACACCCGCCGCCCCTGCTGCGCCACGCGGACGGACGCACCGAACTCCTCCGCGTCCCGCCCGGCCTCCTCCTCGGCATCGACCCGGACACCCGGTACCCGACGCTGGAGTTCCCCCTGCCCCTCGGCTGTGTGCTCGTCCTCTACACCGACGGGCTCGTCGAAGCCCCCGGAGTCGACCTCGACGACGCCGCCGCCGCCCTGGCGGGACTCGTGGAGCACGCCGGACCGACCGACCTCGACGCCATGGCCGACACCCTCGTCCGGCACGCCCCCAGCCCGGGGGACGACATCGCCCTGCTCCTCATCGGCCCCGACGGGTGA